Proteins found in one Lysinibacillus fusiformis genomic segment:
- the murA gene encoding UDP-N-acetylglucosamine 1-carboxyvinyltransferase, with product MDKIIVTGGQKLQGKVRVEGAKNAVLPILAAALLASKGENVIKEVPNLADVFTINEVLKSLNAAVTYIPEDNAVYIDATKELSSEAQFEFVSKMRASILVMGSLLARNGYARVALPGGCAIGSRPIELHLKGFEAMGAKISFGHGYVEAKTEGRLKGANVYLDFPSVGATENIMTAASLAEGTTVIENAAKEPEIVDLANFINSMGGRVIGAGTNTIRIEGVDTLYGVEHHIIPDRIEAGTFMVAAAITRGDVVIENAVPEHMTALIAKMREMGVEITELDEGIRVRVPQTLKAVDIKTMPHPGFPTDMQSQMMALMLTAEGTSIITETVFENRFMHVEEFRRMNAGAKIEGRSVFIEGPVDLQGAEVMATDLRAAAALILAGLVSEGMTRVTKLHHLDRGYVDFHGKLASLGANIERITEEVVTIEDITVELPTN from the coding sequence GTGGATAAAATAATAGTGACTGGCGGCCAAAAACTACAGGGAAAAGTTCGTGTAGAGGGCGCAAAAAATGCAGTGTTACCAATCCTTGCAGCAGCTTTACTTGCTTCAAAAGGAGAAAATGTAATTAAAGAAGTCCCTAATTTAGCAGACGTCTTTACAATAAATGAAGTACTTAAAAGTTTAAACGCAGCAGTTACATATATACCTGAAGATAATGCCGTATATATAGATGCAACAAAAGAACTTTCAAGTGAAGCTCAATTTGAATTTGTTAGTAAAATGCGTGCATCCATTTTAGTAATGGGTTCTCTACTTGCTCGTAATGGCTATGCTCGTGTGGCACTACCTGGAGGCTGTGCAATCGGTTCGCGCCCAATTGAATTACACTTAAAAGGCTTTGAAGCAATGGGTGCAAAAATTTCATTTGGCCATGGCTATGTAGAGGCGAAGACAGAAGGTCGCTTAAAAGGGGCTAATGTGTATTTAGACTTCCCAAGTGTTGGGGCAACTGAAAATATTATGACAGCTGCATCTTTAGCTGAAGGGACAACTGTAATTGAAAATGCTGCGAAAGAGCCTGAAATCGTGGATCTTGCAAACTTCATCAATAGTATGGGTGGCCGTGTAATCGGTGCGGGGACAAATACGATTCGTATCGAAGGAGTCGATACATTATACGGAGTAGAACATCATATTATTCCTGACCGTATTGAAGCTGGTACATTTATGGTAGCAGCAGCTATTACTAGAGGAGATGTGGTGATTGAAAATGCAGTTCCTGAGCATATGACTGCTTTAATTGCTAAAATGCGTGAGATGGGCGTAGAAATTACAGAGTTGGATGAAGGAATCCGTGTACGAGTTCCTCAAACGCTAAAAGCAGTTGATATCAAAACGATGCCACATCCTGGTTTCCCAACAGATATGCAATCGCAAATGATGGCTTTAATGCTTACTGCTGAAGGTACGAGTATTATTACAGAAACGGTATTTGAAAATCGTTTTATGCATGTTGAGGAGTTCCGTCGCATGAATGCCGGTGCTAAAATAGAGGGACGTTCTGTGTTTATCGAGGGGCCTGTGGATCTTCAGGGAGCTGAAGTAATGGCAACGGATTTACGAGCTGCGGCTGCATTAATTTTAGCAGGTCTTGTATCTGAAGGAATGACACGTGTTACTAAACTACATCATTTAGATCGTGGTTATGTTGATTTCCATGGCAAATTAGCATCTCTTGGTGCTAATATTGAACGTATTACAGAAGAAGTAGTAACAATTGAAGATATAACAGTTGAATTGCCTACAAACTAA
- the atpG gene encoding ATP synthase F1 subunit gamma codes for MVNLREIKGRINSTKSTKQITKAMQMVSSSKLRRAEQNAKAYVPYMEKIQDVVGAIAAGTKDSGHPMLTARPVKKTAYLVIGSDRGLAGAYNSSILRQVQRTINERHKSKDEYVILAVGRVVRDYFVKRDHNVISSVVALPDQPTFADIKEIARNAVGMFIDGTYDELYMYYNHFVSAIANEVTEKKLLPLTDIAPVNSKASYEFEPSGEAILEVLLPQYAESLVYGALLDGKASEHASRMTAMKNATDNASDLIADLSLQYNRARQAAITQEITEIVGGAAALE; via the coding sequence GTGGTAAACTTACGCGAAATAAAAGGTCGTATTAATTCAACAAAGAGTACGAAACAAATTACGAAAGCGATGCAGATGGTTTCTTCTTCCAAGTTACGTCGTGCAGAGCAAAATGCTAAAGCTTACGTTCCTTATATGGAAAAAATCCAAGACGTAGTAGGCGCAATTGCAGCAGGTACAAAAGACAGTGGACACCCAATGTTAACTGCTCGTCCTGTAAAGAAAACAGCTTACTTAGTCATTGGTTCTGACCGTGGTCTAGCAGGTGCTTACAACTCAAGCATCCTACGTCAAGTACAACGTACAATCAACGAGCGTCATAAATCAAAAGACGAATACGTGATTTTAGCAGTAGGTCGTGTTGTTCGTGATTACTTTGTGAAACGTGATCATAATGTCATCAGCAGTGTTGTTGCTCTTCCTGACCAACCTACATTCGCTGATATTAAAGAAATCGCTCGTAATGCTGTTGGTATGTTCATTGACGGTACGTATGATGAGCTTTATATGTACTATAATCACTTTGTCAGCGCAATTGCTAACGAAGTGACAGAGAAAAAACTTCTTCCATTAACAGATATCGCACCTGTAAACAGTAAAGCTTCTTATGAATTTGAACCATCTGGTGAAGCAATTCTTGAAGTATTACTTCCACAATACGCGGAAAGCTTAGTTTATGGCGCATTATTAGATGGAAAAGCAAGTGAACATGCTTCTCGTATGACTGCTATGAAAAATGCAACTGATAATGCATCTGATCTTATTGCAGATCTTTCATTGCAATATAACCGTGCACGTCAAGCAGCGATTACACAAGAAATTACAGAAATCGTTGGTGGAGCTGCAGCCTTAGAATAG
- a CDS encoding rod shape-determining protein: MFSKDIGIDLGTANVLIHVKGKGIVLNEPSVVAIDKKTNKVLAVGEEARQMVGRTPGNITAIRPLRDGVIADFDVTEAMLRHFINKLNVKGFLAKPRILICCPTNITSVEQKAIREAAEKSGGKKVYLEEEPKVAAIGAGMDIFQPSGNMVVDIGGGTTDIAVLSMGDIVTSESIKVAGDVFDNDILQYIKKEYKLLIGERTAEAIKMTIGTVFKGSRNDTMDIRGRDMVTGLPRTITIESEEIERALHESVAMIVQSAKNVLEKTPPELSADIIDRGVIITGGGALLHGMDQLLIEELKVPVFIAERPMDCVAIGTGIMLENIDRVPASL; encoded by the coding sequence ATGTTTTCGAAAGATATTGGCATTGACTTAGGGACTGCGAACGTATTAATCCACGTTAAAGGGAAAGGGATCGTCCTCAATGAACCATCTGTTGTGGCGATCGATAAAAAGACAAATAAAGTATTAGCGGTAGGGGAAGAAGCCCGCCAAATGGTAGGGAGAACGCCAGGTAATATCACAGCTATTCGCCCACTAAGAGACGGAGTCATTGCAGATTTTGATGTGACAGAGGCGATGTTAAGACATTTCATCAATAAACTAAATGTAAAAGGATTTTTGGCGAAGCCTCGTATTTTAATTTGCTGTCCGACGAATATTACGAGTGTTGAACAAAAGGCAATCCGTGAAGCGGCTGAAAAATCAGGTGGTAAAAAAGTATATTTAGAGGAAGAGCCAAAGGTAGCAGCAATCGGTGCTGGAATGGATATCTTCCAACCAAGTGGAAATATGGTAGTCGATATCGGTGGCGGAACAACAGATATCGCCGTTCTATCAATGGGTGATATCGTAACAAGTGAATCCATTAAAGTAGCAGGCGATGTGTTTGATAACGATATTTTGCAATATATTAAAAAAGAATATAAATTGCTAATTGGTGAACGTACTGCCGAGGCAATCAAAATGACAATTGGTACAGTTTTCAAAGGTAGTCGTAATGATACAATGGATATTCGTGGACGTGATATGGTAACAGGCTTACCACGTACAATTACAATTGAGTCTGAAGAAATTGAACGTGCACTACACGAATCCGTAGCGATGATTGTCCAATCAGCTAAAAATGTCTTAGAAAAAACACCACCTGAACTATCAGCAGATATCATTGATCGTGGAGTGATTATTACTGGTGGTGGTGCATTGTTACATGGGATGGACCAGCTATTAATAGAAGAGTTAAAGGTACCTGTATTCATTGCAGAGAGACCTATGGATTGTGTAGCCATTGGTACAGGCATCATGCTTGAAAATATAGATCGTGTGCCAGCATCCTTATAA
- the atpA gene encoding F0F1 ATP synthase subunit alpha, translating to MGIKAEEISSLIKQQIENYESELKVSEVGTVIRIGDGIALAHGLDNAMAGELLEFSNGVMGMAQNLEEGNVGIVILGPYTDIKEGDEVRRTGRIMEVPVGEELIGRVVNPLGQPVDGQGPINATKSRPIESPAFGVMARKSVHEPLQTGIKAIDALVPIGRGQRELIIGDRQVGKTSVAIDTILNQNGENMICIYVAIGQKESTVRGVVETLRKHGALDYTIVVTAAASQPAPLLYLAPFAGVSMAEEFMLQGKHVLIVYDDLSKQASAYRELSLLLRRPPGREAYPGDVFYLHSRLLERAAKLNETYNCGSITALPFVETQAGDISAYIPTNVISITDGQIFLQSDLFNSGVRPAINAGLSVSRVGGSAQIKAMKKVAGTLRLDLAAFRELESFAQFGSDLDKITLAKLERGKRTVEVLKQDLNKPLKVEKQVAILYALTKGHLDDIPVQDIVRFENEFLSWLDSNHTNVLDHVRTTKELAPDADYEAAINAFKKTFAKSE from the coding sequence ATGGGCATCAAGGCTGAAGAAATCAGCAGTCTGATTAAACAACAGATTGAGAATTATGAATCTGAACTTAAAGTAAGCGAAGTTGGTACAGTTATCCGTATTGGTGACGGTATCGCTCTTGCTCATGGCCTCGACAACGCCATGGCTGGAGAGCTTTTAGAGTTCTCTAATGGTGTTATGGGTATGGCTCAAAACCTAGAAGAAGGTAACGTTGGTATCGTAATCTTAGGTCCATACACTGACATCAAAGAAGGCGATGAAGTTCGTCGTACAGGTCGTATCATGGAAGTACCAGTTGGTGAAGAACTAATTGGCCGTGTTGTAAACCCACTTGGTCAACCAGTGGATGGACAAGGTCCTATCAACGCTACAAAATCTCGTCCAATTGAAAGTCCAGCTTTCGGTGTAATGGCTCGTAAATCAGTGCACGAACCACTACAAACTGGTATTAAAGCGATTGACGCATTAGTGCCAATCGGTCGTGGTCAACGTGAGTTAATCATCGGTGACCGTCAAGTAGGTAAAACATCTGTAGCAATCGATACAATCTTAAACCAAAATGGTGAAAACATGATTTGTATCTATGTTGCAATCGGTCAAAAAGAATCTACTGTACGTGGTGTTGTTGAAACTTTACGTAAACACGGTGCTTTAGATTATACAATCGTTGTAACTGCAGCAGCATCTCAACCTGCTCCATTATTATACTTAGCACCATTTGCTGGTGTTTCTATGGCAGAAGAATTCATGTTACAAGGTAAACACGTTTTAATCGTGTATGATGATCTTTCTAAACAAGCATCAGCTTACCGTGAACTTTCACTTCTTTTACGCCGTCCTCCAGGTCGTGAAGCATACCCTGGTGATGTATTCTACTTACACAGCCGTTTACTTGAACGTGCTGCGAAGTTAAATGAAACTTACAACTGTGGTTCTATCACAGCTCTTCCATTCGTAGAGACACAAGCTGGGGATATCTCTGCATACATCCCAACTAACGTAATCTCAATTACTGATGGTCAAATCTTCTTACAATCTGACTTATTCAACTCAGGTGTACGTCCAGCGATCAACGCAGGTCTTTCTGTATCACGTGTAGGTGGATCAGCTCAAATTAAAGCAATGAAAAAAGTTGCGGGTACACTACGTCTTGACTTAGCTGCATTCCGTGAGCTTGAATCATTTGCTCAATTCGGTTCAGATTTAGATAAAATTACACTTGCTAAACTTGAGCGTGGTAAACGTACGGTTGAAGTGCTTAAACAAGACCTAAACAAACCACTTAAAGTTGAAAAACAAGTTGCGATCCTTTATGCATTAACTAAAGGTCATTTAGATGATATCCCAGTACAAGATATCGTTCGTTTCGAAAATGAATTCTTAAGCTGGTTAGATTCAAACCACACTAACGTTCTAGATCATGTTCGTACTACAAAAGAGCTTGCTCCTGATGCGGATTATGAAGCAGCAATCAATGCATTCAAGAAAACTTTCGCTAAATCAGAATAA
- a CDS encoding DUF1146 family protein — protein sequence MELYEAIGQEALLGILSHLFFIAITFYALQAFMIEKLFKKNRVFQIQLIYILLSIAIGSAVSNFFLQISNWSGKLPYLF from the coding sequence ATGGAACTATATGAGGCGATAGGACAAGAAGCTTTATTGGGAATATTATCGCATCTATTTTTTATTGCTATAACTTTTTACGCATTACAAGCTTTTATGATCGAAAAATTATTTAAAAAGAATCGAGTTTTTCAAATTCAGCTCATATATATTTTACTTAGTATTGCGATAGGCTCAGCAGTATCGAATTTCTTTCTCCAAATATCTAACTGGTCAGGCAAACTTCCATATTTATTTTAA
- a CDS encoding M23 family metallopeptidase — translation MREDKNNKTSQNQDPNQKENGQLQKKPWFWPVVYTGGALVLAGLLFGYNSLVSKVEEAPLPDLAEVDPGPVVETNARTENMMYPFKEENFSKVQVLQEFYELEANEESRENALMVFNQTFTTSSGISIAMNGEEFEVLAAMSGKVLEVKLDAFTGNKIVIEHPNGMQTHYSSVKDIAVKEGDEVTQGQALGKATDNEWNQAAGVHMHFEILENGKYINPKKLLAF, via the coding sequence ATGAGAGAGGATAAAAATAACAAAACTTCTCAAAACCAAGATCCAAATCAAAAGGAAAATGGCCAATTACAAAAGAAACCGTGGTTTTGGCCAGTAGTTTACACAGGCGGTGCACTCGTTCTAGCAGGATTGTTATTTGGTTACAATAGTCTCGTATCAAAAGTAGAAGAGGCTCCTTTACCAGATTTAGCTGAAGTAGATCCTGGTCCTGTAGTAGAAACAAATGCACGAACTGAAAACATGATGTATCCATTCAAAGAAGAGAACTTTAGTAAAGTACAAGTCTTACAAGAATTTTACGAGTTAGAGGCAAATGAAGAGTCTCGTGAAAATGCACTAATGGTATTTAATCAAACATTTACTACATCTTCTGGAATCTCTATTGCTATGAATGGTGAAGAATTTGAAGTACTAGCTGCTATGAGTGGTAAAGTACTAGAGGTAAAACTAGACGCATTTACAGGCAATAAGATCGTGATCGAGCATCCAAATGGTATGCAAACACATTATAGCTCTGTAAAGGATATCGCTGTTAAAGAAGGCGATGAGGTTACACAAGGTCAAGCATTAGGTAAAGCGACTGACAACGAGTGGAATCAAGCGGCTGGCGTCCACATGCATTTCGAAATTCTTGAAAACGGAAAATATATCAATCCGAAAAAATTACTAGCTTTTTAA
- a CDS encoding sporulation transcriptional regulator SpoIIID: MHEHIRKRCIRLGELLIETRETVRVLAKMTGYSKSTVHKDLTERLPTIHEGLADQVKEILAYHKAVRHIRGGEATKNKWKERASQE, translated from the coding sequence GTGCATGAGCACATTCGGAAGCGCTGCATACGCCTCGGTGAATTACTGATTGAGACGCGTGAGACTGTGCGTGTCCTCGCGAAAATGACTGGTTATTCAAAAAGTACGGTGCACAAGGATTTAACAGAGCGATTACCAACAATTCATGAAGGATTAGCTGACCAAGTGAAAGAAATACTCGCCTACCATAAGGCCGTACGTCATATTCGTGGAGGAGAAGCAACGAAAAACAAGTGGAAAGAAAGAGCGAGTCAAGAATGA
- the atpD gene encoding F0F1 ATP synthase subunit beta, translated as MNKGHVIQVMGPVVDVKFENGQLPAIYNSLTVKIERPNEDPTILALEVALHLGDDSVRTIAMSSTDGLQRGAEVTDLGKAISVPVGEVTLGRVFNVLGEVIDLGEEIPADARRDSIHREAPSFDELSTTVEILETGIKVVDLLAPYIKGGKIGLFGGAGVGKTVLIQELINNIAQEHSGISVFAGVGERTREGNDLFFEMSDSGVIKQTAMVFGQMNEPPGARMRVALTGLTMAEYFRDEQGADVLLFIDNIFRFTQAGSEVSALLGRMPSAVGYQPTLATEMGKLQERITSTNKGSVTSIQAIYVPADDYTDPAPATTFAHLDATTNLERKLSEMGIYPAVDPLASTSRALSPEIVGAEHYAIATGVQRTIQRYRELQDIIAILGMDELSDEDKQTVERARRIQFFLSQNFHVAEQFTGQKGSYVPVKETVRSFKEILDGKWDHLPEDAFRLVGSIDEVVEKAKSMGVEV; from the coding sequence ATGAATAAAGGACATGTTATTCAAGTAATGGGTCCAGTTGTCGACGTAAAATTCGAAAACGGCCAATTACCAGCAATCTATAACTCATTAACAGTTAAGATTGAACGTCCTAATGAAGATCCAACAATTCTTGCATTAGAAGTTGCACTTCATTTAGGTGATGATTCTGTTCGTACAATTGCAATGTCATCTACTGATGGCTTACAACGTGGAGCAGAAGTAACAGACTTAGGAAAAGCTATCTCAGTACCAGTTGGTGAAGTGACACTAGGTCGTGTATTCAACGTACTTGGAGAAGTAATTGACTTAGGTGAAGAGATTCCAGCTGATGCTCGTCGTGATTCAATTCACCGCGAAGCGCCATCTTTCGATGAACTTTCAACTACAGTTGAAATTCTTGAAACAGGTATCAAAGTAGTAGACTTATTAGCACCTTATATTAAAGGTGGTAAAATCGGTCTATTCGGTGGTGCCGGTGTAGGTAAAACAGTATTAATCCAAGAATTAATCAATAACATCGCACAAGAGCACTCAGGTATCTCTGTATTCGCTGGTGTAGGTGAGCGTACTCGTGAAGGGAACGACTTATTCTTCGAGATGAGCGATTCAGGCGTTATCAAGCAAACAGCGATGGTATTCGGTCAAATGAACGAGCCTCCTGGTGCGCGTATGCGTGTAGCTTTAACGGGTCTTACAATGGCGGAATACTTCCGTGATGAGCAAGGCGCTGACGTACTTTTATTCATCGACAATATCTTCCGTTTCACACAAGCAGGTTCTGAGGTTTCTGCCCTATTAGGTCGTATGCCTTCTGCGGTAGGTTACCAACCAACACTTGCAACTGAAATGGGTAAACTACAAGAGCGTATCACATCTACGAACAAAGGATCTGTAACTTCTATCCAAGCGATTTATGTACCAGCCGATGACTATACTGACCCGGCTCCAGCTACAACTTTCGCCCACTTAGATGCAACTACTAACCTTGAGCGTAAATTATCAGAAATGGGTATTTACCCTGCGGTTGACCCATTAGCTTCGACTTCTCGTGCATTATCACCTGAAATCGTAGGCGCTGAGCACTATGCAATTGCTACTGGTGTACAACGTACAATCCAACGTTACCGTGAATTACAAGATATCATTGCTATCTTAGGTATGGATGAATTATCTGATGAAGATAAACAAACAGTAGAACGTGCTCGTCGTATTCAATTCTTCTTATCACAAAACTTCCACGTAGCGGAACAATTCACTGGTCAAAAAGGTTCTTATGTACCTGTAAAAGAAACTGTTCGTTCATTCAAGGAAATCCTTGATGGCAAATGGGATCACCTACCAGAAGATGCTTTCCGTCTAGTTGGTTCTATTGATGAAGTAGTTGAAAAAGCGAAAAGCATGGGCGTAGAGGTTTAA
- a CDS encoding F0F1 ATP synthase subunit epsilon translates to MKTVLVNIVTPDGPVYDSEVSMVIAKTTSGEIGVLAGHIPMVAPLAIGAVKLKKENGSTDIVAVSGGFIEVRPDKISILAPSAEIAENIDVQRAKEAVKRAEGRLQSKQDNIDFKRADLALKRALNRINVHEGNI, encoded by the coding sequence ATGAAGACAGTTCTAGTCAATATTGTCACTCCCGACGGCCCAGTATACGATTCTGAAGTATCAATGGTAATCGCCAAAACAACTTCAGGAGAAATCGGTGTTCTTGCAGGCCATATTCCAATGGTTGCTCCACTTGCAATTGGTGCAGTGAAGCTTAAAAAAGAAAACGGTTCGACTGATATTGTTGCTGTAAGTGGTGGTTTCATTGAAGTTCGTCCAGATAAAATCTCAATTTTAGCGCCGTCTGCTGAAATTGCTGAAAACATCGATGTTCAACGTGCTAAAGAAGCCGTTAAACGTGCTGAAGGACGTCTTCAAAGTAAACAAGACAACATTGATTTCAAACGTGCTGACCTAGCATTAAAACGTGCGTTGAATCGTATCAACGTTCATGAGGGTAATATCTAA
- the spoIID gene encoding stage II sporulation protein D: MKKWMISIGVICLIGALYMLPIVGLSERQEAVKSPASDENACEIFIEVEGQEEKIPLETYITGVVAAEMPVSFKKEALKAQAIAARTYALKTTNYGKNTIAPTVAKQVFYDEEQRKANWASNFLGNEKKIVEAINETQGQVILYNNELITAMFHSTSNGKTESAYGYGGNEIPYLQSVASISDQTSPKFEAEQEWTLAQWNKLWPIQWQPSDFNRIQLFYNDSGRVERLQLGNNVWTGREVRTLLGIPSTDFTIVFDTNKRKVQVKTQGYGHGVGMSQYGAEAMANEGKTAAEILHYYYQDIEIKKIDACLK, translated from the coding sequence ATGAAAAAATGGATGATTAGTATAGGTGTCATTTGCTTGATTGGGGCATTATATATGCTTCCTATAGTAGGGCTTAGTGAAAGGCAAGAAGCTGTCAAATCTCCAGCTAGTGATGAGAATGCTTGTGAAATATTTATAGAAGTGGAGGGACAAGAAGAAAAAATCCCTTTGGAAACGTATATTACAGGGGTAGTTGCTGCGGAAATGCCCGTTTCTTTTAAAAAAGAGGCACTGAAGGCACAAGCGATTGCAGCACGCACATATGCGTTGAAAACGACAAATTACGGTAAAAATACGATTGCTCCAACTGTGGCAAAGCAAGTCTTCTATGATGAAGAGCAAAGAAAGGCGAATTGGGCTAGCAATTTCCTGGGAAATGAAAAGAAAATTGTCGAAGCTATCAATGAAACACAAGGACAAGTTATTCTTTATAATAATGAATTAATTACAGCTATGTTCCATTCAACAAGTAACGGTAAAACAGAAAGTGCTTATGGTTATGGTGGAAATGAAATTCCATATTTGCAAAGTGTTGCAAGTATATCCGATCAAACATCACCAAAGTTTGAGGCTGAGCAAGAGTGGACATTAGCGCAATGGAATAAGCTCTGGCCTATACAATGGCAACCTAGTGATTTTAATCGTATCCAGTTATTTTATAATGACTCTGGGCGAGTAGAGCGTTTACAGTTGGGGAATAATGTCTGGACGGGGAGAGAGGTAAGGACCCTCCTTGGTATTCCATCAACTGATTTTACCATTGTCTTTGATACCAACAAAAGAAAGGTTCAAGTGAAAACTCAGGGCTATGGTCATGGAGTAGGTATGAGTCAATATGGAGCGGAGGCAATGGCAAATGAAGGGAAAACAGCTGCCGAAATTTTACACTATTATTATCAAGATATTGAAATAAAAAAAATAGATGCATGTTTAAAATAA